A part of Bacillus rossius redtenbacheri isolate Brsri chromosome 1, Brsri_v3, whole genome shotgun sequence genomic DNA contains:
- the LOC134546225 gene encoding LOW QUALITY PROTEIN: renalase-like (The sequence of the model RefSeq protein was modified relative to this genomic sequence to represent the inferred CDS: deleted 2 bases in 1 codon) has protein sequence MVLKVLLVGTGLTSSLIGNFIRKQCQKPLLLITWDKARGTGGRMSTSRHPSGSGEVDLGAQYITCLPENKSRHFEVYKTLLDNHVIEPLSARVVGLRFPEGTEHYVAPKGMSSVVKHLLKDVFDEINFNRRVVSLLKVNGQWLVECEAGQQELFDIVIITIPVPQILQLSGTVNENITQNINLGIALKSVKFSSRYALGLFYAENITINEQWDVKYIYDDSIFRYAAVDNMKRNQPDRPTTAVLHTSVQYGEENVERNIGDVQCELMQHFKTVFPHWPVPETVKCHKWRYSQVVTPYLGTPGFVTIEEEPLLLAGGDSFTKSTFDGCIESAELVSRKVVETINTRSA, from the exons ATGGTTTTAAAGGTTCTTTTGGTCGGAACAGGTCTAACGAGCTCCCTTATTGGGAATTTCATTAGGAAACAGTGCCAGAAGCCCTTGTTGTTAATAACATGGGATAAAGCTAGAGGAACAGGTGGACGAATGTCAACCAGTAGACATCCATCTGGTAGCGGCGAAGTTGATCTAGGTGCACAGTACATTACTTGTTTACCTGAAAACAAGAGTCGTCATTTTGAAGTTTATAAGACTTTGTTAGATAATCATGTAATCGAACCCTTAAGCGCTCGAGTTGTGGGCTTAAGA TTCCCTGAAGGTACTGAACATTACGTTGCCCCGAAAGGAATGAGTTCTGTGGTGAAACATTTGCTGAAAGATGtttttgatgaaattaattttaaccgTCGTGTAGTTTCATTGTTGAAGGTAAATGGTCAGTGGCTTGTTGAATGTGAAGCAGGACAACAAGAATTGTTTGATATAGTTATCATAACAATACCAGTACCTCAAATATTGCAACTTTCAGGTACTGTAAACGAAAATATTACCCAAAATATCAATCTAGGTATTGCTCTAAAGAGTGTAAAATTCAGTTCAAGGTATGCTTTAGGATTATTTTATGCTGAGAATATTACAATAAATGAACAGTGGGATGTAAAGTACATATATGATGACAGCATTTTTAGGTATGCAGCAGTGGATAACATGAAACGCAACCAACCAGATAGGCCAACAACAGCTGTACTTCACACATCAGTGCAGTATGGGGAAGAAAATGTGGAGAGGAATATTGGTGATGTGCAGTGTGAACTGATGCAGCATTTCAAAACTGTGTTCCCCCATTGGCCAGTTCCTGAAACTGTGAAGTGCCACAAATGGCGATACTCACAGGTTGTCACACCATATTTGGGAACTCCAGGGTTTGTGACAATAGAAGAAGAACCTTTGCTCTTAGCTGGTGGCGACAGCTTTACAAAGTCAACTTTTGATGGTTGCATTGAATCAGCTGAGTTAGTTTCTCGGAAAGTTGTTGAAACCATCAACACCAGAAGTGCCTAG